One genomic window of Cryptomeria japonica unplaced genomic scaffold, Sugi_1.0 HiC_scaffold_468, whole genome shotgun sequence includes the following:
- the LOC131058034 gene encoding putative germin-like protein 2-1, with amino-acid sequence MANRMIYFTLGLFLLICCYSDRVMAGDPDPLQDFCVADEESNVLVNGFVCKDPMQVSANDFFFRGLGQAGNTDNDVGSNVTMANVKQIPGLNTFGISLVRIDYAVGGINPPHTHPRATEVLVLLEGQLLVGFIDTSNKFFSKTLEKGDVFVFPKALVHFQQNVGHENAVAIAGLTSQFPGVQTIANSLFAANPPLPDSVLSKAFRITQELVNYIQKKFAY; translated from the exons ATGGCTAACCGCATGATTTACTTCACGTTGGGACTTTTTCTGTTGATATGCTGTTACAGCGACAGGGTCATGGCAGGGGATCCGGATCCCTTGCAAGATTTCTGCGTTGCAGATGAGGAAAGCAACG TTTTGGTGAACGGGTTCGTTTGCAAAGACCCAATGCAAGTTTCAGCAAACGATTTCTTCTTCCGGGGACTTGGGCAGGCAGGGAACACCGACAATGATGTGGGCTCCAACGTAACGATGGCGAACGTTAAACAGATACCAGGCCTCAATACGTTTGGAATATCGTTGGTCCGCATCGACTACGCAgtgggtggaataaatcctcctcacacacacccaagagccaccgaagttcttgttttactggaaggccagcttcttgtgggtttcattgacacCAGCAACAAATTTTTCAGCAAAACTttggagaagggagatgtgtttgtgtttccaaaggcacttgttcatttccagcagaatgtggggCATGAAAATGCAGTGGCCATAGCTGGATTGACCAGCCAGTTTCCCGGAGTTCAGACAATCGCCAATTCTCTGTTTGCGGCGAATCCCCCTCTCCCCGATTCCGTTTTGAGCAAGGCCTTCCGCATCACCCAGGAACTGGTgaattacattcaaaagaaattcgcatactaa